Within the Rhea pennata isolate bPtePen1 chromosome 19, bPtePen1.pri, whole genome shotgun sequence genome, the region ATTTACTGTTCTACAAATTAGATGCTTACGTTATTTAGTTATATTCTGATAATGCCCATGATTCCTTTTTTGCCAAGCCCGTATGCCTATCTAGATAGGCCTGCATAGCAGAGCTGATGACTTAAATAGAGGGAATAAGCAAAGGTTGGCAGAAATGATTTACTGAAGATCATGGATGTGTTGGTGGCAGGTTTGGGAATTATCTTTGTTTCTTAACTCTCAAATCAGTATTTTGGCCTTGAATCACCTTGTCTGTAGCAGTGTGTATTTGTGCTTTTATCCATTTCTCCTGTTCCCTCTGTGCATTAGAGGAGGCAAGTGATATAACTGTATATCATGTACAGAATCTGGGATATAGATATTAGAGTTTAATACAGCACAATGATGAATGAGCATCTGATGTAGGAGCTGatagattacaaaaaaaaatccatgctgaAAGCATTAGGCATGGTATTAGAAATACTTAGAGCATGGGTATTTGTGAGATACCACCCACTTAACCTGGTCTAGCAAAGCATGGTTGACTTGCTTGTAAAAGATTAATTTCGTTTCTTTCTGTAGATCCCACTAGGTAGGTTTGAGAAGGCAGAGTTGTTGCCCAGTACCAAAGGGCTGCATCTCATCCCTCTGGAAGccaaaaggaaacaagaaaaaataccttATACATCTTCTGTCTGTGAATCTGTAAATACTTATGAGTCTTAGGCAGCCCTTTGCACATCTCCACACAGACTGTTACATTCTCAGGGAGTCCTGTCTGTGAGCAGACAGGAAGGGGATCTTGGACCTAGCTATACCTTGTCTTAGCTACTTCTAGGAAATGATATAAGATACTTCTTTATTCAAAAACTCCTCTAAATGCATCCTGAAATCTGCTGATAGGTAGTTTCCTGTCTGTTTACCCTTTGAGATCAGCTACTGTGCCGCTGCGGGATCTGcctctgttctgtgctgtgcATCTTTTATTTTGGGGGCAGATGTGCTTCTTGCTGACCTAAGCATTTCCAAGTGTGCTCGTTTagtatttctttacagaaaaacGTCAGAAGGTTTTTCCTGAAGCAGGTTGTCAGTGTGATGCATGTGGGACTGGTGTTAGAACGTGCAACGGTAACTGAACCAAGCTGTTcacctcttccttttccctgaGATTTGAGTGCAGTTCATGAACTGCCTGGCGTGTGCCTGAGCCACAACAGACGTCTGTTTGCCTTAATGCGTCAGGCTGCAAAGCTGTGACAGTTCAGGAGGTGATTCATGGGCCTTTTATATCTACCATAAACCCGTTCTTTGCATAAGACTTGTGGTTTTGTCTCTGTGCTGTGATAAACTGCGTTGAAAATGGGTGAGATAACTGTAGGCAGTACACCCCAAATAAATTCTTGTCTGCAGAGGTAGAGTGGGACTGAAAATATGTGCTAGGAAGAATTACAGTGGCTCCGCaggtatgttttattttctcgGCACAGTGAAATGTGGAAAAGGGAACAAACTGTCAGTTCTTTCAAGCAAGTTCTTTTAACCTATTTCTTTACAAACTTGCTTCTACCAACAAAGTTGTAAAGCTAAACACAGGAAGAGAGTCGGTGTACTTTTGAGGTGCTTAGCACCTTTTGGTTAAATTTGATCTCGTGCCTTGAACTATAGCAGCTGCAGTCTGAGCTGAAGAACAAATGTGCCAGTTTTGCCTTGCTTTATTTGTGAGCTAAGTACCAGTCTCTGATTTGAGCCTGTTTTTCCTCCAGTGAAAGTGCTGGAATTGTTTTGTCCCACTTTTACGTGTCTAAAATGCAGGTCACTGAGATGTAGGACATATCAGCGTGACAGTTCTGGGCCTGAAGGGACAGCATTGGCTATTGACGCTTGTCAGAGTGTGAAAGTCAGGAATTTCAGGTCAGCCATTACTGATCGATCTACTAAGATGAGCTTGATACAAGGGATGTTTAAATCCTTTGCTATAGTGAggatgttgattttttttttagggtttttttttgtttttttttttcttcccctttttctgaaagttaaTAACAATTTGAGTTATGGGTCTTGGTGGGGAAGAAGTGACTGCCTACAAATAACAGATTTGAGGCCTTGCTTGGAGAGAGCTCGGAAAGGATATGTTGATATGAAGACCTGTGCAGAGCATCTCCTGGAGGGGATTAGGAACCATTTCTATTTGAATACTTTTGATTGTGCTCTGTGTGGTAGAACCTCCTCTACATCTTCTTCGGCAACACCAACAGTGAAATTGTTGTGATTCAGAACTAGGCATCAGTGAAACTGGAGAGTATAGACATCCACAACTGCCACACGGCCTCCTTTGGTGTCTTCCAGGTCATTACAGTTGCAACCTTAAACGCCTAACTTCTATTTATCAGCAGAGAACTTGTTTCACCTGCCTTGGTATGGGAAATGTCTCCAAGTTAAAAGCACTGTTGTATGATAGAGGCCACTTAATTATATGAAAAAGactctcttcccccctcctcccccccatgCTAATTTGAGAGGGCAGAGGGGACgaaactgttttgaaaactaCTACCAACATGTTTtatgcaaaagcagaaattagCTAGGACTCAACTTATAATAAATTGAGTTTTAATCTCTACAGCAAAGCATGTTAACTGTTGATCTCGGAGTATTTGTCTTCATTCATTACATGCTCTTGTAACTCTAAGATGAATTGTAATATGCATCAGAGCGTTggaaacagacaaaaagatctgtttttaagaatatttgtaTTATGAATGAAAGTGGAAATTATGATAGCTGTTAATTTTAATATCCTTATCAAAGGTGGTCCTAAATGAGTCtacctgtctgtctgtcctcaAGGTATTCTTCTTGTGTTTGTATTCTGCAGGTTGCTTTGATCATggacagtgaagaaattccaaCTTTCTCAAGTCCAAAGGAGGAAACTGCTTATTGGAAAGAGCTTTCCTTGAAGTACAAACAAAGGTACTGTTGTGGATTTGTAGATTGGATTTGGTTCTTAATGACTAGAACTTATATGACCAGCCTTAATCTATTTCTCTGCAAGGCTTTACTGAGTATTAGATAATGTTAGAATGGATctctattttcagctttaaaatttcCAGACCTGTGGAAGGTGAATATCTCTGGCATAGTGGTACCATTTCATGAACTCTAGGCTATTTTTCAAGCATGTTCAAGCAAGAACAGAGCCCTTCTGTGATCATTTGTGTCTTTGAGTAATTAAAGTGCTGCCTTAAGTAGTAACTTGACATTTTATCAGAAGGCAGCTTCCCTATGTGAGACTTGCCCTGTGTGAGAACTGTTTCCTCAGGCTTCTTGCAGATTAATTACTTGTATAAGAAGTAGATGATTTTGTGTCTATTGCACTTTACTGAAATATATTATACCTGATGTTCTGGCCTGTTTTTTGattgtttggttggttgttttttgggAGGGACTTCCTGTtggttttcttcagaaaactttcCTTGCGTGCAGTGTTATTTGTATGATTTGAGGTGCAGCCTGTTAAACCTCCTGTAACCTCTTTGGGTTTAAAGCTcttttggatatttttctttgggTACAGGGATGGGCATGTGGAGGTGCCTCACGTCCTCTAAGCTGTTCTTTGGTGTCAGAAAACTGTCTCTGACATCATTGCATATGTTCTTTCCTAAAACCTTTCTAATTTTCATTACTGCTTGCTAAGAGATGAGCAATTAAATATGGTAAAGGTGCAAATCTAATAAGTGAAATATGTGGAGTGACTACTTCTAGGAATTTAATACCTTGAAGTGGTATAAGGTAAGTATGAGCTGGCTTCTTGCCTAAGTACTTAATAACTTTAAGATTCAAATCTTAGCACTTTTCAAGAACCTTAAATTTCCATGTAGTACAGAGATACAGTAACTGTTGTTCTCCATTTTAATTCTTGACCAAAATCAAGTTAAAATTCACTTTATTCATTGACTTGCTCAAGTCTGCTAGTAATGAAAGTTAGTGGAGTACAAAGTATTTGTAAGACTCCTTTGAATCCCATTAATAACCTCAATATAGACTGTGTTCCAGCATACACCCAGCAATCAGCTACATTAAATGTAAGGGAATGAATTTCCTTTTATAGCTGAGcttaatgtaatttttctctcattatttttccttctctccgTAGAGGTCTATTGCCATCACATTTAAGTCCTGtgaaactgtttttcagtttgttatttttaaaaataaccagtgtattttgttttaacttgAGAGATGATGGATTTTCAGTGGATACTATCCTCTCCTTACAGTTTCCAGGAAGCTCGGGAAGAGCTGGCCGAATTTCAGGAGGGAAGCCGAGAATTAGAAGCTGAGTTGGAGGCACAGCTAGTGCAAGCTGAACAAAGGAATAGAGATTTGCAAGCAGATAACCAAAGATTGAAATATGAAGTGGAAACATTAAAGGTGGGTCTCATCTGTGATGGTATTGCCTTTTATGTTTTGCCTCTCATTTTAGATTGTCTGGTTTGTACTAGTGTTAACTGTACATCCAAATGGAGTAAAGCAGTCATCTGTTTAAGATCCAGTCTTGAGTATGGCATGGACTCCAAATAAGGCCAGTAACTTACCAGGAAAAAACCTagaagaatttttcttgttCATATCATTAAACTCTTGTCACTGAGTTAGCTCATTTGTTTGAATTCTGTAGGCTTTGccaagtatttattttgttgctcACACAGGCAATGTTAACATAGCAACAGGGCAGCCAACACAAGTATGTTTTATCAGACCACTGAATTGTCATCTTTCTTTGCAAACggctttttttttgccagaatgCCTCCTTGATTCTGTGAAAGAACccaaaagaaagctgaagacAGGTGATTTGTTCACGTTCTTCAGAGTTTCTCCTAATTTGTTCGTAACAGCATTGTCTCTGGAGACAGGAGTGGTATAGCCATGCAGATGTGTAGAAGAtgacttttaattaaatgccaCTGGGTTAGCAAGCTCTTACCTCTTCTGATATCTTGGAAAAGTATCATTTTTCATAGCCTTGGGATATTGTAGTGAAGAGAAAGGTTGGAAACCTACACAGTGGAAATAAGTTTTATGGGATTACTTGTTCTCTTACCCAGTCCTAGTTATATCTGTTAGGTCAGTATGTGTTTTTaagatcagtatttttttttcccattagcCCCTATTTACCTTCAGTGTTGTTGATAGAATGTTTAGGAATGAATTCTGCAATCTCTTGAAAGTGAGCTTGTAGAGCTTCTCTTTTGTAGTCAGGAGGTTTTATAACAAATTCCAGTGGCTGTCATTTTTTTGCTAATCGAGAGGTTAGGCAAGTTCTAGCTACAATGTGGCTGTTGTCTAGAGAGGCACTGAGGGAGAGGCAGTGCAGTTAGATTTCTCTTTAATGTCCTAGATGTTTGAGGCTTCAGAGCAGCTGTCAGCACAGACTGTTTGGAACAGATGCAGGGATGCATCTCTGAACAGCCAGCTGTGTTAGGATGAGATTTCTGTGCACAATGCAGTGTTTGTAATTGTAGATCGTGTCCAGTTTTGATGTTCAGGACATATTCCTACTGACTCTCCAGTTTCTACTGTGTATTCCCAGCGATGTCAGCAGACTGCAGCTAGTGTATTACtttgattttcctgttttgaaaatcCAAGTCTTGATGACTTGGAGAACGCATGTTACTGATGTCTATCTCactacttctctttttttcaggagaaactGGAGCACCAGTATGCACAGAGTTACAAGCAAGTGTCATTGTTAGAGGATGACCTAAGCCAGACGCGGGCCATTAAAGATCAGCTGCATAAGTATGTGAGGGAGTTGGAACAGGCCAACGATGACTTGGAACGTGCAAAGAGGTGAAAACTGcaaccttctgtttctctgaggTTTTCACTACGTCTTTTCTCTGTTACTTAGATTGatcattttagtatttctttaaagaaaaaaaaccgCACACTCAAAACTCAAGGCACATGATTTTCTTGTGCAGCCCAGTTTACCCTTAGAATTGACATCTATCAACTGGTAGCACTACATTACAGCAAGGAAGGTGAGGATGCCTAGAAGTGCTTCATGTTCCTTTAAGAAATGAGCAGTAAAAGCAGGTTTAGAGCAAGCCAAACCAGTGCACTGGTTTTGATACTACCAGCTAAGGTGACTCTTATTATATATTTGTGGTCCTTGTAGCTCAAAGCCTCTAGGAATTAAGAAGCTAATGTTTTACAAGGCcccttttaaacaaaacagaccAAAAGTCTCCTCTTCTCTTGCATAATTCCTTAATGACTGTAGGGAACAAATATGTCCCGGGCATAAAATTAACAGGCTGCTGTTAGAAACACCCTGTTCTGGAGTAGCTCATGCTTCTGTTTTACTGAATGGGAATTTTGACCAATTTTGATTCAGTGGGAGCAGGAATGAGCCTTTGGCTATGTGGCAAAAAGGATCTGAGAGTTGAGGCCTCGCTTCCACAAGGCTCTTAACCACACGACTACTTTTCACACACATGAGTTTTCTCACTTAAATCATGGAACAAATTGGGTCTTAGGAATATCgaagtgccctgctttctggACTAGGCTGTTGCCTAGTCAGAGCTCTGGAGAGTACAGCACTTCCTGAGCTGATACGCTGATAGTAAGCGTGGCTTTGGAGAATAACATGGGAAAATGGAGCTAGGTGTGCTTAATTGACTTCTTACCAGTTCTTTGGTACATCTCTGAGAGCCAGATGCTATCAtgttattttcatctttctctcttgGTTCATTGGAGTTCTAGGAAGCATTTCCATAGCTTTCAAATGACTAACTTGAATGCAGACTCTGCTAACACTTTTTCTCTATTATGTTTTTGAATACACTTTTATGTTAGTGAAGCTGAAGAACCTAATATTCTGGTTTTTATTTCTAGGGCAACAATAGTTTCATTGGAAGACTTTGAACAAAGGCTAAACCAGGCTATtgagagaaatgcatttttagaaagTGAACTGGATGACAAGGAATCGTTGCTAGTTTCTGTACAGAGATTAAAGGATGAAGCGAGAGGTAAAGCTTACTTGATTAATTCTGTGTCTTAGTACTTGTTTTAACTTGGCTTGTTAACATAGATATGCAGCAACCAAAGCTTGTGTTTATACAAAGCTTCACATAATGGGACTCAAACTTGATATGTAATCTAAGTGTTGCATACTACTTACAAACAGTATGTTCTGTATTCTTTATATGTCTAGTGTggtgaaaggaaaaaactcccttgcacaggggaaaaaataataccaAATTCACTCAGAATTTTTAGCCAAGGTGAGTACAAAAGAACTGCGTTCCACAACCGTAACAGAAGTAGAGAACTATGCTCCGAAGGTTCCCATTTCTCAGGTTTGTGTTATGTGGGAAGAGAAGATAAATGacatggaaagaaataaaaaatgcataaatagcTTGATTTATTGAAGATATGGCAGTAAAGACTCTGTCAGGACCAGTGAGATCAGGTGTTCAAAATAGTGTGTTCTGGGATGTCATCAAGAGTTGGGAGTTCCCTAATGGATTTCACATTGAtgatggaaacatttttaattttttgttcggttggtttttttttttttgctttgatagAAGCTTGTTTCTAGAATAGTGGAGATGCTCTGTTCATAAACCTGTGCCTGCTGTCAATATCGCTGGTAGATTAGTTGttttcaactttatttttccaaaaagaagcTATCTAGAAAAATTCCTCAAATGAAGCATATATCTGAGCTTAACACAATGTGTTTGACAACAGGCCGAGGTGtttgttcttgctgttcttCTTTGTGAAGTGTATTTGTACCCACAAATCAAAAGCTACTATTGTAAATAGAGGTTTTTCTgataataaatggaaaaaagggagactaagtattttctaaagaaatacaTGGATTGTAATTTGGGATTAGGACAATAGTGCTAAAAGCCAGGGAAACTTAGGGGACTGTTTTATAGAACATTGAAATAATCAGCAAACATCATCCTGTTTCTTGAATGAGTCATTTGGAAACTTTTAGCATTTATTAGGATAGTAAAGCTACATGTTATTCCCCCAGACACCATGCAGGAATATTAGCCATTGAGAACTCATGTAGTGTCAAACTCAAAATTTCCAGTTAAGAATTGCGACTCCTCTTCCAGGAGTCCAAGCAGACTTTCATTTCAGCtgtactgtttttcttgaaatgagTTCTGAAAATTCATAACAGCTTAAAAGCTGTaacataaaactgtttttatactTGCACATCTTACTGAATTGAGGCAGGGAATAAGAGATCTGGGAGTCAGTTGCTCTATCCACAGCAGTACAATAGCAGTACACCCCGTGTAACATATTATTTGTTTGCCTCTGGCCCCTTGTGCAGACTAAAGATTCATTATCTAATTCTGGTGGATAGTCTTGTGCTTTCAATTCCCCAGTTAATAATCCACAGGACTATATGTaaggaaaagacagtgaaaagGTTGTCCCTAGAGTTTCCCTATTTTCCAACAAGCTAAAGAGGAGAATGAAGAAGCTGGGTGGTCcaagaggcagagagaaaaggttGGACATTAGGAAACACAGGTTTTAAATCTCACCTCTTCTCCCAACTAATTCTATTACCTCTTCCTTGTGCCCTCCCATTTCCATTCGTGTTTTCCACAAAGACTGTGTCATTCCTCCCTTTTCCTAGCCTCTTCTTTTAACAAGAGCTGAACACAGTTCAGCAGGCATTTGTGACCTCCTAGGAGATTCTTGTAATGCATTTTCCATGAGATTTAAACTACAGGTGGAGGAAAAATACTAAGGCCAGGTCACTTTTCATGCACTCTAGGGGCCAAATTCTCTGGTCCTAGGAGAGCTATATTAGCTGCCTCTGTACTCTCAACTGTAATGGAAAATGCTGATAGTAAGTTATGAGTGCTTTGAGATTGGGGCTCCTCGCTAATGGAGGAGGTAGATCTGTTGATTGAGTGGAACGAATGTCTGTTATTGCAGAATGTTATGTACATTTCCCcactctccctcctccccagtgAACAGAGAGAGTGTGCTTGTTAGACAGATTGGTCACTaataccatattttttttcttctttccacccTCAGACTTACGGCAAGAGCTAGCAGTACGGGAAAGGCAACAGGAAGTCACTCGAAAGTCAGCGCCTAGCTCACCTACTCTAGACTGTGAAAAGATGGATTCAGCTGTCCAGGCGTCTCTCTCCTTGCCAGCTACACCCGTTGGAAAAGGATcagaaaatagttttccttCCCCCAAAGGTATACTTCACGGAAACTTGGCCTAGTGTTTTGGGAGTATGTTCAGCTTATCAGTGATGTTAAACCAGGTTCTCGTTAGTAAATCTTGGGTAAACTTGAGTGCTTGTAGACCCCACGTGTGTTGCGTAAGATGTGTTTAAATCCTGGGGCAACATCAGGTACGCGTGGGTTTTAGTGAGCAAATATGACAGAAAATGAGGATAAGACCTCACACCAAACTACTTTTGTGTGTGTACTCTCCCTGCAGTACAGTACTGAAGATATTTGGGATTGCAGAATTGTACTGACTGGATGTTTTTGCTTAAATATAGAGTAGCAGCAGAGGGTAGATGGTGGGTAGCAACTCTGACAGTCTGGACTGTGTCTTTGTTACCGTGTATGCTGTTTAGGGgtaaggtgggttttttttgttgttgttgtttgtttgtttgtttgtttgtttgttttttctgggaGGCAACAGTCCTTTAGTACACGCCTCCTCCTCATCTAGAAGGCTCTGGACAATCACAAGgattaatatattattattttttttaattagaaaaagtaGATTCCAGAGCAAGCTCTAGCTGGATTAGATGGATTGCCTGCAATAGCTTTGCAGATAAGAGTACATAAACTGTGAGTGTAGGTCTAATGGGAAGGAAGGCAGTGGACAGGagttaagctttttcttttttctgtggcTACTGATCATGTAGTCTGTGTGTTATTGTGGGGTAATTGTATGAATAATCTGCAGTAGGATTTTAGATTTATCCTTCTGTAAAGAAGTTGATTCTTTATTACTATGGAGTTGTGGTGCTTAtaataaaatctgcttttgtttgcagCTATACCAAATGGATTTGGTACCAGCCCTCTTACTCCTTCAGCTAGAATATCTGCACTCAACATTGTGGGAGATCTCTTAAGGAAAGTAGGGGTGAGTGCCTTGTGCTGAAGAATCACTAGTTCTGTTCTTGTGTTGCTGAGTTTTCATCCTTGTATGTGAATAAAAAAAGGTCTTGGCCCATGCTCAGTATGTGCTGTAGTTTCCAAGGTGTCTTTTCCAAATATTGCGTGTTTCATGAATGAcaatacttttattattattactgattTGTAAACCATGCTACTAAGATTCTGATGCCACCTTAAGGTAATGAAATTCACATATGGAGCAAAAACCTTTTCAGGAGTTTTGATACATTAGGCTAAGCATCGTCAGCCACTTGCCCAAATTTAAAATGGGACTTGCATCTTTCTCTCTGAGACCAAGATTTGGAACCGAATCTCAGACTTTGAGTGCCCACTGCACAATTGTTTTCTCACGGGAAGTGAGATGAGATCAGTCAGTCAGCGCTGTCTCTTCTTGTGCCTGACGTAATCTATAAcaattgtttaaaatgaataaatataaactCCTTTaataagaaagtgaaaaaaataaaccaggaGAAAGCCAAATGTTCCCTTCTGTAGTTGATGGGGAAGTGAAATGTGTGAGCCTTTAAAGGGATTACAACTATAAGCAGGGAAGAAGTGATTTAAACATCTGTTATAGTGTTACTTATCATGCCAGGCTTTCCAGTTGAATGAAGATATGACTTTTTGCTTTCAATTATTAGAAGGTTGTTCATATGCCTCAATGGATAGCGTTACTGTTTTGAGAGGAAGCATGGACAGCATTAGTGTCTAGCCTCTGGTACTGACTTTGCTCCTTATCTTGTGGTTTACACTGAGAACAACAATAACTGCAGCCAAGGCAGTTGTTTTGACAaagtttgaaattaaaaattacgTCATTACTAGCATTTGGAGCTATCAAGTACATAGCTGTTTTGAAAGGGCAGCAGGAGGACTTGGGGTTAGAGTGGCATGTTTAAAATGAGATCATTGTGAGTAAGAGTCTGCAGGGGATTTAGGGAGCTTAATCACAATCCCATGTGATTACTTTGCAAGGACAGGAAATGCCAAATAAGCATGCTTGCTTCCCAGCCTACTCCTGGACTCTCAGTCTGCTAGTGATACAAAGTTACAATTTACTCATTTGTTAGTAATAATTGTAGGATATTCAGCTATTAATTGTAAGTCTGGCTACTTGGACAGTTTCTCAGCCTATGCCCTAGATTCCTTTTCTCTACAAGAAGTCTCCCTCACCTTTCTTACTTGAAGCTGAGAAAGAGTCACTTGACAGAGTTCACACTTGCTATTTCCAGATGAAAGATGCTttgaaaacaacagacaaaaaaaaaatatgtagtcACTAAGGAAGCTTAAATGGACTGCTAAAAAAAAGTGGTGTAGAGTTCGGCTTATTTCTGATAGCATGTCAATACCTTATTAATGGAGTATTTTTCTGCATAGAACAGTGCTGAACAGTGTTGTGCTATCAAGGACGTgagatttttatcttctgtatGTGTGTCTGCAAGTGTGCGAATGCCCACCCATCCAGCTTAGATGTTACAAGTAGCTGCAAGGCTTTTCTGCTGGAGCAGACAGGTATTCATCTAGTTCAGCCTAAGTTTATGTGCTAGGCAGCAGAAAGGGCAGGTGATACAATAAACTGAAGGGGAAAATTAAGAGTGTGGTGCCATGTGGAAAGCCTCTTGTTCTTGCCAGTAGTCAGCAGAAAGACTTCTGCCTTGAATAGGGAGAAAAGATCTCACCAGGCTTTCTTGAAACTAGTAGAGGTGAGGTGTGGTTCTGTACAGACCCTGGATGGGCTTAAATgctgtctcttctttcttctgatgCTGTACTACTTCAGAACCCTATCAGGAGGGCTTACAAAACTGACCGTGTCTTGCAGACTGAGATTAAGAAAGAAGTAGCAGAAGACATTATCCCAGGGAGGAGTCTAAGTTTCTACGTACAAGATCCTTCCAGAAAATTAAGGATTCTCCTTTCGGCTTTCTCTAAATCATCTGATTACCTTATGCCAGTCTTACTCCAGCTCTGAAGCAGGCGGCTTCTCCCTGACACACACTTCCCTACAATGGGAATGCTTTACCTATTCTTGCAGGAGGCAGTTGGCAATCCAGTGCTCTCCAGTCCTGAGTCATCACCTAGTAAATAGGTCTGGACCTGCCTTTACCCCTTTTGTTTGGGAAAACTTCAGACAACAGAGTGAAGTCTTATCGGTTTCACCATTGTGTACCATCTGTGATTAGAGCTTGCAAAAGACTCTTCAGCTGCCATGTCTGAACACAGCTATTGCAGACACAGGAGTGCTGAAATATGCTGTCTGCGGCCTGGGGAAGTGAACGTGTTTGTGCGAGTCTGATCCTCAAAGGACTGGACTTCAGTAGCTCCTGCTAAGATTTGGCTTCCTTATTTTAGATGCTTAAATGAGAACTGGTATGTTCTAAAATCCTAAACCTAATGGAAGTGAATTGTGCCTGGCAGTCTGCATCAGCATCTCATTGTATGGGTTTCCTTTGTAGCTGGGTGACACAGaaaactttgtttctgtttagtTTGGATTTTGCTGAACTTGATCACACTGGAGGTCCTAGTGTTTTTTGGTCACGCTGAGGCCTTAACTTGAGCAGGAAAAAGTCCTTCTACTaatgttacttttttattttatttttttttcctttcacaggCCTTAGAATCCAAATTAGCTGCTTGCAGAAATTTTGCGAAGGACCAGGCATCACGGAAATCCTACATTTCAGGGAATGTTAACAGCAGCATGATGAACAGCAATGGCACAAAGTACCCTCATTCAGGGCATACATCCTTCTTTGACAAAGGGTAAGTCGGGatgtatttttactgtaaaaggGGAGTGTATTTTAGGTGCTACTTGAGAGAGAAGCATTTCTTGGCTTGTTTTTAGCCTGCCACAGCTTTTGTCCAATGGAACAAATAATTTGGAGAGCCAAAGTCACAAGGGGATG harbors:
- the NDEL1 gene encoding nuclear distribution protein nudE-like 1 isoform X2: MDSEEIPTFSSPKEETAYWKELSLKYKQSFQEAREELAEFQEGSRELEAELEAQLVQAEQRNRDLQADNQRLKYEVETLKEKLEHQYAQSYKQVSLLEDDLSQTRAIKDQLHKYVRELEQANDDLERAKRATIVSLEDFEQRLNQAIERNAFLESELDDKESLLVSVQRLKDEARDLRQELAVRERQQEVTRKSAPSSPTLDCEKMDSAVQASLSLPATPVGKGSENSFPSPKAIPNGFGTSPLTPSARISALNIVGDLLRKVGALESKLAACRNFAKDQASRKSYISGNVNSSMMNSNGTKYPHSGHTSFFDKGREKVIFPTLVMGQ
- the NDEL1 gene encoding nuclear distribution protein nudE-like 1 isoform X1; amino-acid sequence: MDSEEIPTFSSPKEETAYWKELSLKYKQSFQEAREELAEFQEGSRELEAELEAQLVQAEQRNRDLQADNQRLKYEVETLKEKLEHQYAQSYKQVSLLEDDLSQTRAIKDQLHKYVRELEQANDDLERAKRATIVSLEDFEQRLNQAIERNAFLESELDDKESLLVSVQRLKDEARDLRQELAVRERQQEVTRKSAPSSPTLDCEKMDSAVQASLSLPATPVGKGSENSFPSPKAIPNGFGTSPLTPSARISALNIVGDLLRKVGALESKLAACRNFAKDQASRKSYISGNVNSSMMNSNGTKYPHSGHTSFFDKGAVNGFDQGPPGLGSSRPSSAPGMLPLSV
- the NDEL1 gene encoding nuclear distribution protein nudE-like 1 isoform X4 is translated as MDSEEIPTFSSPKEETAYWKELSLKYKQSFQEAREELAEFQEGSRELEAELEAQLVQAEQRNRDLQADNQRLKYEVETLKEKLEHQYAQSYKQVSLLEDDLSQTRAIKDQLHKYVRELEQANDDLERAKRATIVSLEDFEQRLNQAIERNAFLESELDDKESLLVSVQRLKDEARDLRQELAVRERQQEVTRKSAPSSPTLDCEKMDSAVQASLSLPATPVGKGSENSFPSPKAIPNGFGTSPLTPSARISALNIVGDLLRKVGALESKLAACRNFAKDQASRKSYISGNVNSSMMNSNGTKYPHSGHTSFFDKGLGMLTG
- the NDEL1 gene encoding nuclear distribution protein nudE-like 1 isoform X3, which gives rise to MDSEEIPTFSSPKEETAYWKELSLKYKQSFQEAREELAEFQEGSRELEAELEAQLVQAEQRNRDLQADNQRLKYEVETLKEKLEHQYAQSYKQVSLLEDDLSQTRAIKDQLHKYVRELEQANDDLERAKRATIVSLEDFEQRLNQAIERNAFLESELDDKESLLVSVQRLKDEARDLRQELAVRERQQEVTRKSAPSSPTLDCEKMDSAVQASLSLPATPVGKGSENSFPSPKAIPNGFGTSPLTPSARISALNIVGDLLRKVGALESKLAACRNFAKDQASRKSYISGNVNSSMMNSNGTKYPHSGHTSFFDKGRLGMLTG